Sequence from the Amaranthus tricolor cultivar Red isolate AtriRed21 chromosome 1, ASM2621246v1, whole genome shotgun sequence genome:
AAGACACCCAGGGGCAAATCTATGCCCAATCAATGTTGTCAACTGACAGCATTTAACttattgtcaaggaaccaactcaaccaaaagcttaagttgatggttgaggccccaggatatgttatttactctaacacgccccctcacacaagagccctttgggctagaagtgtggatgcaacacaggcCCTCCTCATAGTTGgcactaaatattccactttaaatgaggggtggttgagattcgaacccatgacctcttgtcacattggctctgataccatgtcaaggaaccaactcaaccaaaagcttaagctgatggttgaggccccaggatatgttatatactctaacacttaTGTATACAATCATATACCTATAgatattaatatatgtgttgGTTAATTAAGTTGGTATGAGCTTTGATGCATGACAATATTGACCCAGGTTCAACCTTTATCAAGCATAATTTTTTGTGTTATCGACatcatttgattttgttctAGATCCGCCACTCAACACAACAATAACTAAACATGTATAAAGCATAAACAATATAGAACTATTGAGAAAGCCATCAAATATCTATTCAACCAAAAAAGTGTAACGTTATTCCAATTGCTTTCAAAAAAAACATGTGTAGTCAACTATGCATACTTACAAAGGCCTTTCCTAACCAAAATCTCCCAAGGAGACCTCTTCTACAATTAGCCACATAAATAACAGCACTGGCAAATACTTCTTCAGTTTCGTCGCTCAAAAAGCTTATCACTTTGATTCGAGAAAaagtagcaaattcaaagaacaaAGGAATGTGTTAGAAACTTACATTGGTGATGCTTTGGAATCGAGAGCGCCGACTGTCAAATTACCAACCCCACTCTCCTCCAATGAAGAATAAGAAGCACTAGGAGTTGGATAAATAGTATCAAATTGATCCCATTCTTCACCTTTCATAAACATCTTCAATTTCTCCCTACACATCCTCAATTGATCATTCAATAAACTCCTTTCAGATTCATGTTTCATTACAATCCATAGAAGTGATTGAATAATTTCTTGATCATGTAACTGCTTCTCCTCAGAAACTCTCTGCAATTGATTTAGTTGCATATGAAGAACACTCTTTTCATTCTGAAGTCTCAAAATCATAGCCATTGCTTCATCCACAGCAGATGCGGCCGCCATCCTCTCCTTCTCAAGCTCACTGTGAGCAATATTAGCCCTTTTTCTTTCACCCTTCACCATTTTTCTTAGATTAATTACATCAAACACTTGGTCTTCTAAACATTCATCAACATTACCACCAACATTATCATTAAACCCACCATTAAAACTAACAACTTCATGGATTTCCTCAAATTTTTGGTCCCCACCTCCATTTCTTCCCAAAATTTTAGTGGTCCCATTTTCAAAATACAATTTCTTTGAACCATCAATTCTTGTTTTATCATTACAAGAACAAACCCCTTTTCTTTTCCCACTAAATTGCAAGTatataaaccctaaaaccaccATCAAACATAGGACAAAAACATTGCATGCTTTGGAAAAACacccaaaaaacaaaaacccacATCCAAAATCACTGTATTTAGACAATAAAATGTTCAAATTTGATGCAGTCTCCATTAAGAAAAAAGCAATAAATGTCTCAAAAACCACACTCATACAGTTCAAAGGATGACCAGAGAGCAATCAAGAAAAAAGACGAGAACCCATCAACCTACTCGAAGTCTGGGACAGATTTTGTATAGTAAATAGAGAAAAATCACACCTTTTGATGCTAGCACCAAGATAGAGAAGGTACAGAACCCCCATTGATGAACACATTTAAGGGGACACGAAGCTTATTTCAGTGAAAATTTGCCCACATGAAGAGTGAGTCATAAGCGAGTTTGTAGCGTAGAAATCGGACTTCGAAGTGATCAAAAAAAATGTGTGCTACCGCCAACAAGATTTTAGTATAGAGTATATTCTTATCACTTTAAAATGATTGTATTCTCAATTCTGTAAACACTAACTTCTTGAATCTTGGGATATTCTAAATCCCATGAATAATGAAGATTGAAGGGCGAAGGCAAAAGATCAATGTAGGCCCACCGGCCACCGCACATAGCAATAGCATatagtagaggtgttcattcgggtaatcgggtcggtttcggatgggtgtcattcgattcggttgtatttcggatcggttttatttcggatgcgtgttgcgacgggtcatactcgggtcgggtTGGTTAGTCACGgctcggttgaagatcggttatttgaGCTATCAGGTTAGCAttagttcggtgtcggttgaagttcgggtcgagtttcaatcggtctcgggttgtcatcgattaataATTTGTTCGGTTTCACCGGATGTAGATCGGAtttgggtattttt
This genomic interval carries:
- the LOC130797471 gene encoding uncharacterized protein LOC130797471 is translated as MSVVFETFIAFFLMETASNLNILLSKYSDFGCGFLFFGCFSKACNVFVLCLMVVLGFIYLQFSGKRKGVCSCNDKTRIDGSKKLYFENGTTKILGRNGGGDQKFEEIHEVVSFNGGFNDNVGGNVDECLEDQVFDVINLRKMVKGERKRANIAHSELEKERMAAASAVDEAMAMILRLQNEKSVLHMQLNQLQRVSEEKQLHDQEIIQSLLWIVMKHESERSLLNDQLRMCREKLKMFMKGEEWDQFDTIYPTPSASYSSLEESGVGNLTVGALDSKASPIVLGKPFELVGKRTD